From the genome of Carassius gibelio isolate Cgi1373 ecotype wild population from Czech Republic chromosome B10, carGib1.2-hapl.c, whole genome shotgun sequence, one region includes:
- the LOC127966447 gene encoding C2 domain-containing protein 2, whose product MSSMEGVFSWVGDWQWLCMVTLFLASVVTLIIYLVLYFSNEPPLGKTPLSHVDSKEADGILCWVLSLKSWKCQWRRAWFRSLNEEVCRSQSGIQLTFEEDGVQSSELAVDQISSFTKTPGQKNVLCQVVGNKLQFSLSALPSSLSSETPMRYSVTISPLRLQLALQMKEVNEEVEISWGVLHLDSDLQLTPSFTQGNCGNLSEAAVNDKLRQVLSRAQASVTLSSRPAESAEVKEVRNKTLQVTSPPKPPRAHEWKLLVKNIRVTCKHEDGAAGGMNPQCILQLDDPPQKVTSSVLTNTSTPAWDQPFMFELSGRSKELNIQVVDNGRTLEDGLLGQVSVPFDLVKKHPKGQQTFSLMTKDQVTGSLTTEFTYLEPSEVRSWQMPTPAPTKRVEMDRTVMPCGTVVTTVTAVRSKPGRPLAPESKSPSKNKLAERRVSEQTSLHGAKVSKALSSSDTELLMLNGTDPVAEAAIRQLHESAKQKLKSPVKKSTIIISGVAKAPLTQDEEMTLMAGYAAAMDASMSGASEEPSSEALLSETVVEPSVLEPTESLVGANGTDHVEDWESQTGEDPDADKTSLCISETGSKKGKGSFLHKSAKLFFRRRHQRKEPGMSQSHNDLQYLEHPEAAMMGDREKRTATFRRIINRKLLPRSKSKTNGTVREPPT is encoded by the exons ATGTCGTCCATGGAGGGTGTTTTCTCCTGGGTGGGTGACTGGCAGTGGCTCTGCATGGTCACTCTCTTTCTTGCCTCTGTTGTCACCTTGATTATATACTTGGTGCTGTATTTTTCCAACGAACCCCCTCTTGGGAAAACACCTCTCAGTCATGTGGATTCGAAGGAAGCCGATGGGATTTTATGCTGGGTGCTGTCTCTGAAAAGCTGGAAGTGTCAGTGGAGAAGAGCCTGGTTCAGGAGCCTCAATGAAGAAGTTTGTAGATCACAG AGCGGGATTCAGTTGACATTTGAAGAAGATGGTGTTCAATCATCAGAACTGGCCGTGGACCAGATTTCGAGCTTTACAAAAACACCCGGTCAGAAA AATGTCCTGTGTCAGGTGGTTGGAAACAAGCTGCAGTTTTCTCTCAGTGCTTTACCAAGCTCTTTGTCTTCAGAAACCCCCATGAGATACAGTGTGACGATATCTCCACTTCGTCTGCAG CTGGCCCTACAGATGAAAGAGGTGAACGAGGAGGTGGAGATTTCCTGGGGGGTGCTTCACCTGGACTCAGATTTGCAGCTTACTCCAAGTTTCACACAG GGAAATTGTGGGAATCTAAGTGAGGCCGCTGTGAACGACAAGCTCAGACAGGTCTTAAGTCGAGCTCAAGCATCCGTAACTCTGAGCAGCCGGCCTGCAGAGTCTGCAGAAGTTAAG GAAGTAAGGAACAAGACCTTGCAGGTGACCtcacccccaaagcccccacgaGCTCATGAGTGGAAACTATTAGTGAAGAACATCCGGGTCACATGCAAACATGAGGATGGTGCTGCAG GCGGCATGAATCCCCAGTGTATCCTTCAATTGGATGATCCTCCTCAGAAGGTCACCAGTTCAGTCTTGACTAACACATCCACTCCGGCCTGGGACCAGCCCTTCATGTT TGAGCTTAGCGGCCGATCGAAAGAGCTGAACATCCAGGTTGTGGATAACGGCAGAACTCTGGAGG ATGGTTTGTTAGGGCAGGTATCTGTGCCTTTTGATCTAGTGAAGAAACACCCCAAAGGTCAACAGACGTTTTCACTCATGACCAAAGATCAAGTGACCGGATCACTAACTACTGAG TTCACCTACCTGGAGCCCAGCGAGGTGCGTAGCTGGCAGATGCCCACGCCGGCCCCTACTAAAAGAGTGGAGATGGACCGCACTGTGATGCCCTGTGGCACCGTTGTTACCACTGTCACTGCTGTGAGGAGCAAGCCAGGACGACCTTTAGCACCTG AATCCAAATCGCCTTCTAAAAACAAGCTGGCAGAGAGAAGGGTGTCGGAGCAGACGTCCCTACACGGAGCCAAAGTTAGCAAAGCCCTGTCATCGTCAGATACAG AGTTATTGATGTTAAACGGCACTGACCCTGTAGCCGAAGCTGCCATCAGACAGCTCCATGAGTCTGCAAAACAAAAGCTTAAATCACCTGTCAAAAAGAGCACCATCATCATCTCAGGAGTGGCCAAG GCCCCTCTGACACAAGATGAGGAGATGACTCTGATGGCAGGATACGCAGCTGCGATGGATGCTTCGATGTCTGGAGCATCTGAGGAACCCAGCAGCGAAGCATTACTCTCAGAAACAGTGGTAGAACCCAGTGTTCTTGAGCCCACAGAGTCTCTGGTGGGTGCGAATGGCACAGACCACGTGGAGGACTGGGAGAGCCAGACTggagaggacccagatgcagaTAAAACCTCTCTCTGTATCTCTGAAACGGGTTCCAAAAAAGGAAAAG GCAGCTTCCTGCACAAGAGTGCCAAGCTATTCTTCAGACGGCGACATCAGCGAAAGGAGCCAGGGATGAGCCAATCCCACAATGACCTGCAGTACTTGGAGCATCCCGAGGCGGCCATGATGGGCGACCGGGAAAAGAGGACGGCCACCTTCAGGCGCATCATCAACCGAAAGCTTCTGCCAAGGAGTAAAAGCAAAACCAACGGCACAGTGAGAGAACCGCCCACATGA